The Punica granatum isolate Tunisia-2019 chromosome 4, ASM765513v2, whole genome shotgun sequence genome has a window encoding:
- the LOC116204318 gene encoding NAC transcription factor 56-like: protein MEPSIWEVDTLSAPLALPGFRFQPTDQELIVHYLREKVSASCSSSALCVIADVDIYKHDPWELPGKAVFGEDEWFFFSPRNRKYPNGARPNRAAASGYWKATGIDKPILNSNGSQCLGVKKALVFYRGRPPKGSKTDWMMHEYRLIDDHHLQYSRRLRGSMLLDDWVLCRVRRKASNSRNGINSSSVHQFTSNGSIQGQDQISITENFSSSIISNDQLQFGQSPELSTSQINSTFDAALESIWNILSIGALDELVPVSP, encoded by the exons ATGGAGCCATCAATATGGGAAGTTGATACGCTTAGCGCTCCTTTGGCGCTCCCAGGTTTCAGGTTCCAGCCGACGGATCAGGAGCTCATCGTTCATTACCTTCGGGAGAAAGTTTCTGCCTCCTGCTCGAGTTCTGCTCTCTGTGTTATTGCTGATGTTGATATCTATAAGCACGATCCTTGGGAACTTCCCG GCAAGGCAGTGTTTGGGGAGGATGAGTGGTTCTTCTTCAGCCCCCGGAACCGAAAGTACCCAAATGGAGCACGGCCAAACAGGGCTGCAGCATCAGGCTACTGGAAAGCTACTGGAATAGATAAACCAATACTCAATTCTAACGGGTCCCAGTGCCTTGGAGTGAAAAAAGCGCTCGTGTTTTACCGTGGCCGGCCTCCAAAGGGATCGAAAACGGATTGGATGATGCACGAGTACCGGCTCATTGACGATCATCATCTCCAATATTCCCGCAGGCTTCGGGGATCTATGCTC TTGGACGATTGGGTCTTATGTCGAGTCCGTCGAAAGGCCAGCAACAGCAGAAACGGTATCAATTCATCGTCGGTTCACCAGTTCACTTCTAATGGGTCCATACAAGGTCAAGATCAAATCTCAATCACAGAgaacttttcttcttccataATCTCCAACGATCAGCTACAATTTGGGCAATCTCCGGAGCTCTCCACTTCACAAATAAACTCGACTTTTGACGCAGCTCTCGAGTCCA